The genomic window CATCAGGTCCTCAAACCTTTGACCATCTGATCGTTTCCATGAGTATTCCAGCATGACCTCTATTGAATCCAAGGTCAAAAACATGTTTCATCATGACAATTCCTGATTTTCCAGCAACTCAGCACTTACTCTTTATCTTCATCTCAAATATATCCGCATGAAGACCCCCTTTAGATAAGAGATCGAGGAGAAAAGACTTTTCTTCGTCGCTCGAGAATACGATCTCCCCAATCTTTTCGCTGCATGACAGAGTCATCCTCTTGCGTATCTCAATAATACCTGATTCCTGACCCTCTTGTTGGATTACTCTCAAAGTAAGGTGCATAATATCACATTCCTTTGCAGTGATATTAAGAGAATGAGAAACTACTCGATAATCCTAGCGCAATCGCAGGGTTATCCCTATTCAAAAATTCAAGAATTCCTACAAGGAAATTTCGTATTTAACTGTGAAATACTGGTCGCGAGCTTTGATGGCCGCAGAGTTCCTGGACATACTACCGATCTTTGCATTGGATTTCTGTTCCAGACAAAAATCAATACAACAGTAATAACATCCCAAAAAGTGGGTAGCTATAATTGACATAGTTTCCTGCACAATAAGCTTTCACCAAATGATCAAGAAGGAGAAATACTGATACTCGACGAATTCCGGTAAAGCTTCTCATGAAAAACAACATATATCTACGCATTGTAGCAAATTTGGTCAATAGAGCTCTTTTTAGTTGATACGAACGGAATCAAGCACAATCATATCAGTGTGCCATTTCATACTGAGGTGCAACGTATTCGAAAGATCAAGGATGATCTTCGCGTAACTAGCCAGTCAAAGTAATTGAAGCATAAAAGTAATCTCCAGGATCCTAGAAATGAAATTTGTGCAAGGGGTGCATCAAAATTTTCTTAGTCATTACGATAATTTCTATAATCGCAGATAGTATAGTCAATGACGCCGGTGAAGGATTTGTAGCGCGCGTCGATAATTTCAATGTGCTATCTTCCTAAAACCATTTTACGATGTATTTTGTTCCGACGCATAGAAACAGCACCTCTGTCGCACAATCCGGACCGGTCATTTTTTAAATTCTTGACGATTTCAATAGGGTCTTACACTAGACTTTATTTGAGCTCACGGCACTGCATTCATCTTATTGAAAACTGCCAAATATTTCCACTATACACAATTATGTCTGTGAAATACTATTTTATCTCGTTCAAGAAAACGACAGTCACGATTGATTCATTTCAGTAAAAATCCGAGTCATGACCTCCAACCACATTGTAGAGAGGGGAGCTCACAACATTCCACTACCAGTTCTATTGAGTACGGCCAATAAGCCTCTGCTCATCCATTTCGCAGCTCCGCGATTTTCATAGTGCGACATCCCAACATAGTTCGACGCTTTATTAACACGATATTCCAATCTTGATGATTTATCGTTTAAACGGGATTTTGGTGATGGGAGTCGCGGATTAGGTCGACCGTTTCGCACATCTTCATTTCCACAGGCAGATACACCGCAAGGCTTACTTTCATTGGCTTGAAAGGTAAAAAGAGCAATATGATGCCAACAAATTGATGTCATTCTGAAATTATTATGATTAAGCAAAAGCGCATCAAAGATACGAACGATTTATGAGAGTTCATTGTAGATGTTAAAATTTGCGACCAAGAGACATTTGTGTTGCCAATCAATATGGATGGATTCTATTGGTTGATGAATAATGGATCTCACGTTAAATGTCATGTGAACAAAGATTCAAGCATCCATTCTATGCATTTTTTGGCTGGGATTAGTGCAACATTAGCTCTTAGAGGGGTTTTCTTATGATAATCCAGTGCTTCTTGTATCAAAAATCGATCAGCCATCTTGATAGCTGATGAAGTCCGAGAATCTTACCGTTTCATTCATCGATGTTGACCGTATAGGCGATGGAACGAGATGCTAGAAGTCTTTGACTTGGAAGCGTATTCCATTCGAGATTCACAAAAACACAACCAACTTGCCAAAAAAAATCATGACAATATTGAAGATCGCGTTGTGCCCGTTTGTATAGATTATGAGGTTGACCTAGGCTGCTACATTCCTATTAACCGTTTTACTTATTTCTTAATTATTCATACTGATCCTTAAGATAGAGATACCAATGGCGTTAGGATTTAAACCAAAATATCATACCACGACGTCAATATTCTTCTTTCACAGGACATTTGATTTGATGTCGAAAACAAATTGATGATACAATACTCATCGGAACTCAACATCAGAGTATTGGAAATTTTAGTCGTGGTAACAAGTACTAAACATTTGATGAATTTCAAACATGACGACTCTAATGGTGCTTTCACGATGGTGTGAGCCGATAATTCGTACGAGCATCCGGCGAGGATACTGACACTAGATTCTCTAGACACGGGGAGGAAATCGATCAAACCGATATCTTTGAAACCATCGTACTCGTATATTTTCACCATGAACAAATCAAAAATAAACGAGGGGGACATTAGCGGCTTCATTTCTATCCATTTTCCAATTGTTTCGACTTTGCGCATGAAAATTCTTTTACTCCGAACGAACATTGTGTTTCTGTAAGGTTACAACCACTCGTATGAGAATTTCATATAGCGCAGGTGGCAAGTTTATGAAAGCTGCGATTCTCTTTGACCTGGACGAGCTACAGTTTATCGAGCCAGACTTTGAAACCCTTACTGATGATCGATACACTTTAAAGTTGTTGGAAATTGAAGCGCGTACGGCAAGACTTTTGATAAACGAGAATGAGTGGCCAATTGCAGTCGCCTTTGAAACTGCCCAAGGATGGATTGCGGGGAACTTCATCTATAGGAGAATTAATGCAGAATTACTGGACAAACTCGAGAATATGGATATTGAGATATATCAAGAGAGACAAGCAGAATGGGAAACAGCGGTCAGAGAATATTACTCCTTGAAATTAATGAGGAACGTTGTTCCTGCCCTCGATGATTTCTCTCAAGAACGCGCAGATAATCTTCTACGAGTGATTGATGATTTGTGGCATAACGTTGTTGATAGAAATTGTTTCGATGCGGCATGCGGTACCGGAATAGGATCTTATGTTGTAAGAATGTATGGAATGTCAGTAATATCCTTCGACAAGGATCCATCTCTATTAGTTTGCGGTATGCGCACAGGACGGTTATTACCAGAGTGCACGATGTGTATCGATGCGAGTGAGGCTTCAAAATTTGTAAAAAAAGCTCCATTCGGCTTGCTATTGATGGCAGGAGAAATCACCCAATTCAACGCATTACAATGGAGGAGAATTGTAAGTGAGGTGCTTGAACTCGCAAACGATACAATCATAACAACCGGTACGAAAACTGAGGCGACGATGATTCGTCAATGGTCCTTAGAGAAAGGCAGAAGTGTTGAGATGATCGAAGACGAATCAAGCAATTTTTACGATCGATGGATCTGCCACGTGAAAGAATAATCACATGATCTCTTCTCATGTGAAAACATATATTCATACAAACTAAAATCCCCATAAGGGAAAAACATGGAAGCAATTGTGAGAGTTGCGGCTGCCCAGATATCCCCAGTTTTCATGGAAAAGGAGGCGACAGTCGACAGAGTCTGCCGTGCGATAGAAGAGGCGTCTAAGAAAGGTGCAAAGCTCATCGTTTTCTCCGAAACCTTCATTCCGGGATATCCTTATTGGCGAGGAATACTGCCAATATCAAAATGGTCAGAATGGATGGTCAGATACCAAAAGAATTCTGTAAGGATTCCAGGACCTGAGGTTGATCTTTTGTGTGAAGTATCACGTGATGAGGGGATCGTAACTGTCGTTGGTTGTAGTGAGAAAAGCGACATAGCAGGAAGCGAGACGCTATACAACACACTGCTATTCATCAACAACGATGGTTCCATTCTTGGCAGACACCGAAAGCTTATGCCTACACATGCTGAAAGAATGATATGGGGAATGGGAGATGCGAATGATGTCAGAGTCTTCAACACATCCATCGGAAAAATCGGAGGCATGATCTGCTACGAACACCACATGACCCTTCAGAAGAGCGCTATGGCACTGCTTGGAGAAGAAATCCATTGCGCAGTATGGCCCGGGTGGTGGGTGATGGATAGACATCCCGGCGAAAAGAGACGATGGAGAAATGGAGATTCGATTTTTTCATGCGACATCATGCATGCAATTAGAGAATACGCATTCGAAAATCAGGTGTTTGTAATAAGCGTCGGTCAATACATTCCAGATAAGGAAATGCCCGAGGAGTGCAGAGATTTTAATGTTGCCGCTGGTGGAAGCTTCGTTGCGAATCCCGCAGGTGTAGTATTGGCAGGTCCTGTCATGAATAAAGAAGAGATCATCTACGTAGATTTGAACGCAGAAGATCGCTTGCTGACTAAGGCATATTTTGATGCAGTTGGTCACTATTCACGCCCTGACATCTTTAGACTCGAAATAAAAACAAAGTGATACTAGATCGTCAAATGTTGGAACATTCTGACCTTATTTGAATACGAAAAATTCCGCATGAGATCTGCTGAAATCGATGGTCTTGCATGAGAATACCGCTTTATCCATACTTCACATAATCTGCACATAAACAAATCGGATTATTATAGTCCAAGCTCAGTGGATATACGTTTCATACCATCAAGCGCGATCTGTAAAAATTCATCAATACTCATTCCGAATTGCGTGCACAGTGATATCCTATCTCTGCTCACGTTCTTGGCAAAGTCCCTCGATTTAAATTTCTTGATGAGCGTTTCCAATCTTACCTCTTCCAGTTTCTTCGAGGGCATCACAAGTGCGGATGCGACTATGAGACCAGACGCGGCGTCAGAGGCAATTAGTGCCTTTTTTTCAATTGTGTCTACAGAAACATTCGTATGTTCGTAATTATGAGCCATGATCACTTCGATGGCGCTCTCCGGCACGATTTCTCGAAGCAATTCCTTCGCCTTAATTGTGTGATTAGAAGGATTCCCGCAAATTTCAAAGTCAATATCATGCAGGAGCCCGATTATCTCCCATTCCGCTTCATTTTGATGAAGTTTTGAAGCAGTCTCCTTCATGATCGCCCCTACACTAATCATGTGCTTTAGGTTATTCTCCCTAGAAATATATCGTTTTAGTATTTCAATTGCCTCCGCTCTTGATATCATACGATGAAAGAATCGGCGAGCCGATATTAAAATGATGTTCAACAGAACTTATCGACATCAGATCCTGCAGTTGTACGTTACCCTTCTGCAGAACATTGGAATAATTGGCGCAAAATTCATTCGATTAATAGAACTCTTTAACAGCTTGCCTACAGTATAAATTATCTAATTGTACGATACACGACGCAATCAATAAACCACAACAACCAAGATCAATTTACTCAATCAAGTAATTGGCTATGATAAATCCAATGTAAAGACCAAATAACAAAATGCCATACTGCCGGCTGATACTATTACGCCTCATCAATATTATAACTAGCAGGGTCGTGAAAAGGATCAAAGGCGTAATTCCGGCAATAATTAAAGTTGCGGTAATTTCGAGCCCCTGTAGCATCCCGCCCATGCCTGCAACGACTAAAGTATTGAAAACCACCGATCCCAGGCTGTTTCCCAACGCTATGTCCGTTCCTTTTCTAAACGCTGCCAAAATGCTCACAGCAATTTCAGGTAATGTCGTTCCTAAAGTCATTACTGTAAGACCAATAAAGAACTCACTTAACCCTAGTTCTATCGCAATACGTAATCCCGAATCAAGAGCGACTTGTGCACCGATAAGGAGAATCAATAATCCAATCACGAGCGATAAAAAACTCGTGGATATTCGAGGGCAGGGAGCGCAAATCTCCTCATACTCCATCGCGACCGCATCGTTTGGTTTCTTTGTTTTCATTAGGATTATCATAGACACCGCTATGATTCCAAAAACCAAGACCATCATCGATCCATCGACGAGAGAAATTTCGCCATCAAGGGAGAGCATGAATAAGAAAACTACTGCAATTATAGCAAAAACTGATTCTCGCTTAATCATATCAAATCGCATAGTAATCGGTGTTATTAATGCGCATAGAGCTAGTATGACGGTGACATTGGCCACATTAGCGCCTACGACGTTTCCGAGCGAAACTGTCGAGCTGCCCTGAATTCCAGCAAGAAGTGCAAGGAAGAATTCGGGAGCAGATGTGCCAAATGCGACGATTGTCGATCCTATAATGAATGGACGCACCTTCAGCGCTGCAGCAAGTTTTGACGCATTGTCAATAAAATACCTACCGCCAAAATAGACTGCTGTAAATCCTGTTATGAGCAGTAAAACATCCGTGAGAACGCTCATTCACCCGACAGTTAATCGTTTTCGAACATATATTTCTTATTTATTGAAAACCAACACACGTGAAAGAGGCTCAAAAATGTTAAGAAAAGAGTACTCAGTGTAACTTAATAGTCTTCTTTCAAACTTCAAAAGGGTTCGTTTTGCAGGTGAACATAAACCTTTCGAATAAGCTGTATGGATGTTTCCAGTCAAACATCAACGAGCTTTATACCTTCATTTTCAAATCTCATTCGGAGATTTTTCAAGAATGTTGATATGATTTCGTCCCTTCTGTTTATTTCCCTCACCCATATCTTTACCGCAAGCTTTATTCGTGATCCTTGGATTTCCGCCAAGTTTACCTGTGGATTGAAAAGATTCATGTCGATTTTACCTTCAAATAATATTTTGAAACGCGGGCGCTCCAAGATTTTTGCGATCCTCGTTCTTTCCTCTTCGGTAACGCGTGGTAGAATGAACTGATCTTTGTCGGCTTCTTCCAAAATGATCTTGGCAATCTTTTCAATATCCTCGTCCCTTGAAACCCAAATGGGGATTGTCAATGCGACAAATCCACCTTTCGTGTAGTTGATGAGTTTATTTCCTATCAAAAAGGAGTTGGGAATATACAGAATTCGACCATCAAGATCCCTCATCACGGTGTTAATTAAGTTGATATCCTTTACACGACAGAGACCGGTCGCCGGCATTCCTCCTACCTCCACCCAGTCCTCAACTTCAAGCGGCTTTGTAAATGATATCAATATTCCAGCAAACGCATTTTGAATGACTTGCTGAGATGCAAGCGCAATAGCGATACCGATTACACCCAAAGAAACTAGCAGAGCCGAGATATCGAGTTTGAGTACTTCCCAGAATCCGAGATACAACCCAACTGCAATCAGGGAATATTGAACAATCTTCGCTATCATCTTCGAGCGTTTTTTTGTTATTCTCACATCTAGAAATCTTCTCAGCAGTGCATAAGTAGATTTGGCAACGACTACCATTAGTAAAAGAACTATTATAAACATCACCAGGTCAAGAATGGTAATGCTTCCGATGATTGGATCTTCGAGAATCATATCAACATACCTCTTACAAGCGCCTCTTCGACAAGCATACTCCGCACTGTACAGCAATCCTTGAAATAGCCTGCAATCACATTATGCAAGCACTGCATTTTAAATTTAGTCTCTGTATTTATTCAAGCTCAGCTCAGCTAAATCCTGCGCAATATGCTGAAACTGTCATTATATTCAATGGAACTCTACAAGCACACCCTAAAAAATATCAGAGCGAAGCCGCAGATGAAAATGTTAATTCCAGTCTTAGATATCGACTTATAAAGAATATTATTGTTTATGCTATATTGATAAATATTACTCGATAAGTCACTAATTCCTGGCGAAAAACCTACTGGGTTAAGGATTGCCTAAAACATAAAACTCATTGGAAACCTCTTGTCTCCATGCAAACACTATCGCTATTAATCGTTATTAGTAACATCTATCGCTGATCCGGACCTTCCCGCTCTGGTTATTCACTGTTGAGTTCAATGCAAACCTTAATTATCTCATTGCGCGAACCATTTACATTCTTGAATCACTTGGGACACATATCCTCGTTGTCGAAATATTGTGCATCGAATCGATACCTTTGTTTTCCTAATTCTCTCATATTATTAACAACACATTTCTTTCGTCCCCGGGATACTAATACATCTTATCTATAGGCAAATCGCATCGCTTACACTTAAGAAGGTTGAGGATTAGGACAATAATGTACATCTGGATAAGCAAAGCCTAGCTTCTCTCTCTTCTCCTGTGCCTCAATCCATTTTTCTAAACCAACTTCTTGGAGGTACTTTTCGTTTTGAATTAGAATTGGGTAAAGTTCGGTAATGCTTCAACGAGCTTGCATAGGTACTTTATCAGTGAATGTAACGATTAATAAAGCTCAAGCAGGCTTACAATGGTTATTCGAAAAGTTAGGAAACAGGAACGTAGAAATTTGCCAAAATCCTGGTCGCGATCTTCGCAAGAATTCATTCTATGCCATTCTTCCATATCCAATTATATATAATGCGATTCACAAGGCGGTTATCGAATGACAGTAAGACTACTAATACGAAATAACCACAATTGCATGAAGACTATTTTAAGAAGTTCAATCGCCTCTCATAGTGAAATATAAGTGAAGATCATATCGCCAGATTACTTTGGCTTAATATACTCAAATACAGTTTTGGCCACTTTGCTCTTTCAGTATCCTGCAGCCATGTCTCAAGCGTTTTATGGATCTCGGGGTGTCGCCGAAATAGATAAA from Methanomassiliicoccales archaeon includes these protein-coding regions:
- a CDS encoding carbon-nitrogen hydrolase family protein, producing MEAIVRVAAAQISPVFMEKEATVDRVCRAIEEASKKGAKLIVFSETFIPGYPYWRGILPISKWSEWMVRYQKNSVRIPGPEVDLLCEVSRDEGIVTVVGCSEKSDIAGSETLYNTLLFINNDGSILGRHRKLMPTHAERMIWGMGDANDVRVFNTSIGKIGGMICYEHHMTLQKSAMALLGEEIHCAVWPGWWVMDRHPGEKRRWRNGDSIFSCDIMHAIREYAFENQVFVISVGQYIPDKEMPEECRDFNVAAGGSFVANPAGVVLAGPVMNKEEIIYVDLNAEDRLLTKAYFDAVGHYSRPDIFRLEIKTK
- a CDS encoding calcium/sodium antiporter, with product MSVLTDVLLLITGFTAVYFGGRYFIDNASKLAAALKVRPFIIGSTIVAFGTSAPEFFLALLAGIQGSSTVSLGNVVGANVANVTVILALCALITPITMRFDMIKRESVFAIIAVVFLFMLSLDGEISLVDGSMMVLVFGIIAVSMIILMKTKKPNDAVAMEYEEICAPCPRISTSFLSLVIGLLILLIGAQVALDSGLRIAIELGLSEFFIGLTVMTLGTTLPEIAVSILAAFRKGTDIALGNSLGSVVFNTLVVAGMGGMLQGLEITATLIIAGITPLILFTTLLVIILMRRNSISRQYGILLFGLYIGFIIANYLIE
- a CDS encoding mechanosensitive ion channel; amino-acid sequence: MILEDPIIGSITILDLVMFIIVLLLMVVVAKSTYALLRRFLDVRITKKRSKMIAKIVQYSLIAVGLYLGFWEVLKLDISALLVSLGVIGIAIALASQQVIQNAFAGILISFTKPLEVEDWVEVGGMPATGLCRVKDINLINTVMRDLDGRILYIPNSFLIGNKLINYTKGGFVALTIPIWVSRDEDIEKIAKIILEEADKDQFILPRVTEEERTRIAKILERPRFKILFEGKIDMNLFNPQVNLAEIQGSRIKLAVKIWVREINRRDEIISTFLKNLRMRFENEGIKLVDV